The nucleotide sequence TACTCATCACATCTCTTCACCGGATGGCGTTCACGTTCGACGTCGTCGTGGCCGTGATCATCGTCGGCTACCTGTTCGTCAAACTGAACTAGTATTTCACCGCTAGGTTGGGGGCACGGCAGTCTAGCCCTGAGTGAATGCCCGTGTGGAAACGGGAACGGTCGAACTGGGCTAGACGGGAGAGACCCATCACAGGGTGTTCGGTCTCTCGCCTCGAACAGTTCCAGCCGATAGATTGTGACGATAGCAATCCACATTAGGCCCCGGTACGAACACCGGGAGCATGACCACGTCGCACGTGATCCTCGGCGACGGCATCGCCGGGAGTTCCGCCGCGGAAACGATCCGTGAAGCGGATCCCGACGCCGACGTCACGATCATCACCGACGAGGGCGAACCCCTGTACAACCGCATTCTCATCAAGGAGTTCGCCAAAGGAACCCTCCCCGAAGAACCCGTCTCGATCCACGAGGAGGAGTGGTACGAGGAACGGGACATCGACCTCGAACTCAATACCCGCGTCACGTCCGTCGATACCGACGCGAACGTCGTCGAGGCCCAGGACGGAGCCACCTACGAGTACGACAAACTTCTCGTGGCCACCGGCGGCACGCCGACGAGGCTCCCGGTCGAAAACAGTGACGCCGAGGGAGTCCACTACTTCTGGACGTTCAAGGACGCACGGGCGATCCGTGACCACGCTGCCGAGGCTGAAACGGGTGTGATCGTCGGGGCCGGGCTGCTCGGCATCGACCTCGCTGCGATCTGTGGCGCACAGAACGTCGAGGCCGACTACCTCATGCGTGGCAACCGGTGGTGGCGCTACGCGCTGAGCCTCGACGGCGCGGAGATCATCCACGAGGCGCTCAGGCACAAAGGCGTCACGCCCGTCTTCGATAGCGGCGTCGAACGGTTCGAAGTCGACGACGACGGTCATGTCACGGGAGCTGTGGACGCAAACGGCGAATTTCACGCGGGAGAATTCGCCGCCGTCGCGATCGGCCTGGATTTCAACACGGCATTTCTCGAAGACACGGCGGTTGAACTCGATGACGGCATCGTCGTCGACGAACACATGCGGACAGGCGTAGAAGATATCTACGCGGCTGGCGACCTGACGCGGTATTACGACGTCATTCTCGACGAACGCGCCCAGAACGGCTCGTGGGGGAGTGCCAAAGAACAGGGCGTCGTCGCCGCCGAGAACATGGTCGCCGACGAGCCAGTCGAGACGTTCCGGTACGTCTCTTCGTACTCGATTACACACTTTGAGTTCCCGTTTCTGTCCTTTGGTCACCCGACGATCGGCGACGACGAGGCCGAACGGAAGTACTCAGACACCGAGTGGCGGCGGCTCACGTTCAAGGACGGCCAACTCATCGGCGGCGTCCTGATCGGCGACCTCTCCCAGCAACAGGCGTTCAAACAGATCATCCGTGAAGAGCGGCCTGTCGCCGACCAAAAGGAGAAGCTCCTCGAACCCGACGTCGATCTC is from Halorhabdus sp. BNX81 and encodes:
- a CDS encoding FAD-dependent oxidoreductase encodes the protein MTTSHVILGDGIAGSSAAETIREADPDADVTIITDEGEPLYNRILIKEFAKGTLPEEPVSIHEEEWYEERDIDLELNTRVTSVDTDANVVEAQDGATYEYDKLLVATGGTPTRLPVENSDAEGVHYFWTFKDARAIRDHAAEAETGVIVGAGLLGIDLAAICGAQNVEADYLMRGNRWWRYALSLDGAEIIHEALRHKGVTPVFDSGVERFEVDDDGHVTGAVDANGEFHAGEFAAVAIGLDFNTAFLEDTAVELDDGIVVDEHMRTGVEDIYAAGDLTRYYDVILDERAQNGSWGSAKEQGVVAAENMVADEPVETFRYVSSYSITHFEFPFLSFGHPTIGDDEAERKYSDTEWRRLTFKDGQLIGGVLIGDLSQQQAFKQIIREERPVADQKEKLLEPDVDLDALPAPAVE